Proteins encoded together in one Chloroflexi bacterium ADurb.Bin180 window:
- the strE gene encoding dTDP-glucose 4,6-dehydratase — translation MSARCLVTGVAGFIGSHLAERLLAEGHEVVGIDRFSDYYPRATKQANLQPLLTSPRFRLVEASLCSCDLHPLLEGVEVVFHEAAQPGVRASWGQTFQTYSEDNILATQRLLEACKGGQVRRFVYASSSSVYGDATDLPVTEKTITRPVSPYGVTKLAAEHLCYLYRANFGVPTVALRYFTVYGPRQRPDMGFHRFIEAIRVGKTIQIYGDGQQTRDSTFVTDAVEANLLVLNAPASAEFVRDRGISGWRVWNIGGGSRSSVNQIIALLERILGCKAVVKHVDAQHGDARHTWADVSSAHRELGFVPRTTLEEGLRAQVEWQMRHGASSSGSAS, via the coding sequence ATGTCCGCACGGTGTCTGGTGACAGGGGTAGCAGGATTCATCGGCTCGCACCTCGCTGAAAGGCTGTTGGCCGAAGGGCACGAGGTGGTGGGCATCGACCGCTTCAGCGACTATTATCCGCGTGCTACCAAGCAGGCGAACCTGCAGCCGCTCCTGACCTCGCCTCGCTTTCGATTAGTTGAGGCATCGCTCTGCTCATGTGATCTGCACCCTCTCCTGGAGGGGGTTGAGGTAGTGTTCCACGAGGCGGCCCAGCCAGGCGTCCGTGCCAGTTGGGGGCAGACCTTTCAGACCTACAGCGAAGATAACATCCTGGCCACGCAACGTCTGCTGGAGGCTTGTAAAGGCGGCCAGGTTCGTCGTTTCGTCTATGCCTCTTCATCCTCGGTGTATGGTGATGCAACAGACTTGCCGGTCACGGAAAAGACCATAACGCGGCCAGTTTCGCCCTATGGTGTCACCAAACTGGCGGCAGAGCACCTGTGCTACCTCTACCGGGCCAATTTCGGAGTGCCAACGGTTGCCCTGCGCTATTTCACGGTCTACGGACCTCGCCAGCGTCCAGACATGGGCTTCCATCGTTTCATCGAGGCCATCCGGGTGGGGAAGACGATCCAGATCTACGGCGACGGACAGCAAACACGGGACTCGACCTTTGTGACTGACGCCGTAGAGGCCAATTTGCTGGTGCTGAACGCGCCAGCGAGTGCCGAGTTTGTACGTGACCGGGGGATTTCCGGCTGGCGAGTGTGGAATATCGGCGGAGGATCGCGCTCCAGTGTGAACCAGATCATCGCTCTGTTGGAACGTATCCTGGGGTGCAAGGCGGTCGTCAAGCACGTGGATGCGCAGCACGGTGATGCGCGGCACACCTGGGCCGACGTGAGCTCCGCCCATCGTGAGCTGGGCTTTGTCCCCCGCACCACTCTCGAAGAAGGGCTCAGGGCGCAAGTGGAATGGCAGATGAGGCACGGTGCCTCTTCGTCCGGATCGGCATCATGA